A region of Asterias amurensis chromosome 20, ASM3211899v1 DNA encodes the following proteins:
- the LOC139952668 gene encoding C-type lectin domain family 4 member M-like has protein sequence MHDVKVTWEEGKQICVELGGVMVVPQSKEELQHILNMCSCDVFWIGCNDIDAADTWVCFGEGTIDVHDERWMDSEPNNSKGPEDCAEGWAKGWNDNDCGTQRRVICQRPVRAL, from the exons ATGCATGATGTCAAAGTTACATGGGAAGAGGGCAAGCAGATTTGTGTTGAGTTGGGTGGGGTGATGGTTGTCCCTCAATCCAAAGAAGAGTTACAACACATCCTCAACATGTGCAGCTGCGACGTGTTCTGGATTGGTTGCAACGACATTGACGCCGCAG ATACATGGGTGTGTTTTGGTGAAGGTACTATTGACGTGCATGACGAGAGATGGATGGATAGTGAGCCAAATAATTCGAAGGGTCCCGAAGATTGCGCCGAAGGCTGGGCTAAAGGCTGGAACGATAACGATTGTGGAACACAACGCAGAGTAATCTGCCAGCGTCCAGTACGAGCACTGTAG